One window of Vitis riparia cultivar Riparia Gloire de Montpellier isolate 1030 unplaced genomic scaffold, EGFV_Vit.rip_1.0 scaffold615_pilon_pilon, whole genome shotgun sequence genomic DNA carries:
- the LOC117910128 gene encoding disease resistance protein RPV1-like → MRVMRRWILMKSFPCERSEILTYPDQSIQRSDLLSVDSQCYHFFPEISAHLPPNFFPIHLPELFSRNSLNAKLPLSPSLKRNQASKSLLVVTQKEEKKTTMTSTNTQIISYSPSSSSKSTHQFTYEVFLSFRGEDTRHGFTDHLYEALISSGIRTFRDDEELARGGVIASDLLKAIEESKIFVIIFSENYGASRWCLDELVKISECGATEGRLILPIFYHVDPAHVRKQSGSYEKAFVEHEKEADEEKREKIQKWRSALAKVGNLAGYDLQKYQYETRLIKKIIDVILKELNSKLLLHVSKNIVGMNFHLEELKSLIKLESNEVRMIGIYGLGGIGKTTIAKAVYNNISHQFESRIFLENVRERSKDFSSLLQLQKELLNGVVKGKNKKISSVHEGINVIRNRFHSKKVLLILDDVDNLKQLKFLAGEHGWFGPGSRIIITSRDQQCLNVHEVDASYEVEALNYKESIQLFCQHAFKQNIPKSDYVDLSNRVVNYVKGLPLALEVLGSFLFNKSGSDWESALQKLKENPNIEVQNVLKISFDGLDKKEQETFLDIACFFKGWNENDVTRLVEHGRIVIRVLSDKCLITLFGNTIRMHDLVEEMGREIVRHEHPKEPGERSRLWDPKDISLVLKKEMGTKAVEAIFLDMRTSREISFTTEAFKRMERLRLLKIYWSWGFLDYMGKRCQKLLLPEDFQFPSYYLRYLHWKGYSLKSLPSNFDGENLIELNLQHSNIEHLWQGKKYLKELKILNLSKSQQLNEIPHFLNMSNLEQLDVEGCRSLDNVDSSIGFLKKLTLLNLRGCQKIRSLPSTIQNLVSLKSLYIDGTAIEELPSLICHLTSLQLLSICKCKNLRSLPSSICRLKYLKKLNLSGCSNLETFPEIMEDMECLKSLDLSGTCIKELPSSIEFLKHLANLHLESCKNLRSLPSSICRLKYLKELNLSGCSNLETFPEIMEDMECLKLLDLSGTCIKELPSSIEFLKHLVSLRLVKCENLRSLPSSICRLKYLEKLNLFYCSNLETFPEIMEVMECLELLDLSGTCIKELPSSIEFLKHLVSLQLVKCENLRSLPSSICRLQYLEELDLFGCSNLETFPEIMEDMECLRWLNLSGTYIKELPSSIEFLKHLAYLLLVKCENLRSLPSSICRLKYLKELILSGCSNLETFPEIMDENLINLGLLETQNMMDGVAPSDLWCLSSLEELDLSQNNMCHIPAAITQLCNLRRLNISHCKMLEEILEVPSSLREINAHDCPIFGTLSNPSTLLWSFLLKWFKTVEPTLKWRSINLGGNGIPRDYLEINDSESDQVLLVYYPKISFRDSTLSLKESKLDFLQASFYECSWGGEIKSCGVHLIYSQDGQQNHISSIDFLGTQDDEDNHKPMLLNIENFGDNRSTTKSIKRSRDGAEHNQAEEPHHKRLREPNTHLKLQTQTPTSRTLLRRILSFLNLEFSFKSWI, encoded by the exons ATGAGAGTTATGAGAAGATGGATATTGATGAAGTCTTTCCCATGTGAAAGGTCTGAAATTCTCACCTACCCGGACCAAAGCATCCAGAGATCAGATCTTTTATCTGTTGACTCTCAATGCTACCATTTCTTCCCTGAAATTTCAGCCCACCTTCCTCCTAACTTCTTCCCTATTCACCTCCCCGAACTTTTCTCAAGAAATAGCTTAAATGCTAAGCTACCCCTGTCTCCTAGCCTGAAGAGAAATCAAGCTTCGAAATCTCTTCTAGTTGTGACAcagaaagaggagaagaaaacaacCATGACTTCCACAAACACCCAGATCATCTCttattctccttcttcttcttctaaatCAACCCATCAATTCACTTATGAAGTCTTCTTGAGTTTCAGAGGAGAAGACACCCGCCATGGTTTCACAGATCATCTTTATGAGGCTTTGATTTCCAGTGGAATTCGCACCTTTAGAGATGATGAAGAACTGGCGAGAGGAGGAGTCATTGCATCTGACCTGCTGAAAGCTATTGAAGAATCAAAgatttttgttatcattttttcgGAAAACTATGGTGCCTCTAGGTGGTGTCTAGATGAACTCGTGAAGATCAGTGAGTGTGGGGCAACCGAGGGGCGACTGATTCTACCAATTTTCTATCATGTGGATCCAGCCCATGTGCGGAAGCAAAGCGGGAGTTATGAAAAGGCATTTGTTGAACACGAAAAGGAAGCAGATGAggagaaaagggagaagattCAAAAGTGGAGAAGTGCCTTGGCAAAAGTTGGCAATCTTGCTGGATATGATCTACAAAAATATCA ATATGAGACAAGACTTATCAAGAAAATTATTGATGTCATCCTCAAAGAATTGaactccaagctcttactacaTGTTAGCAAGAACATAGTtggaatgaattttcatttggaAGAATTGAAATCATTGATAAAACTTGAGTCAAATGAGGTTCGCATGATTGGGATTTATGGGCTTGGTGGAATTGGTAAGACCACAATTGCCAAAGCTGTATATAATAATATCTCACATCAATTTGAGAGTagaatttttcttgaaaatgttagAGAAAGATCCAAGGACTTCTCAAGTCTACTTCAATTACAGAAAGAACTTCTTAATGGTGTCgtgaagggaaaaaataaaaaaataagtagtgTTCATGAAGGGATTAATGTGATAAGAAACAGGTTTCACTCTAAAAAGGTTCTTCTTATTCTTGATGATGTAGACAATTTGAAGCAATTAAAATTCTTAGCTGGAGAACATGGTTGGTTTGGTCCTGGAAGTAGAATCATCATAACCTCTAGAGATCAACAGTGTTTAAATGTGCATGAAGTCGATGCATCATATGAAGTTGAGGCACTAAATTACAAGGAGTCTATTCAACTTTTCTGTCAACATGCTTTTAAACAAAACATTCCTAAAAGTGACTATGTAGACCTCTCAAATCGTGTAGTAAATTATGTGAAAGGCCTACCATTAGCTCTTGAAGTTTtgggttcttttctttttaataaaagtgggTCTGATTGGGAAAGTGCGTTacaaaaactaaaggaaaatcCCAACATTGAAGTCCAAAATGTACTTAAGATAAGCTTTGATGGATTGGACAAGAAAGAGCAAGAAACATTCCTTGACATTGCGTGCTTCTTCAAGGGATGGAATGAAAATGATGTAACAAGACTAGTAGAGCATGGAAGGATTGTAATAAGAGTTCTTAGTGACAAGTGCCTCATAACTCTTTTTGGTAATACCATAAGGATGCATGATTTGGTAGAAGAAATGGGTAGAGAAATTGTTCGACATGAACATCCTAAAGAGCCTGGGGAACGGAGCAGATTGTGGGACCCCAAGGATATTTCCCTtgtattgaaaaaagaaatg ggaACGAAAGCAGTTGAAGCGATATTTCTAGACATGCGTACATCAAGAGAGATCTCATTTACTACTGAAGCTTTCAAAAGGATGGAGAGACTtagattattaaaaatttactgGAGTTGGGGTTTTCTTGATTATATGGGAAAACGGTGTCAAAAGCTCCTCCTTCCTGAAGACTTTCAATTTCCTTCATATTATTTAAGATATCTTCATTGGAAAGGATACTCTTTGAAATCCTTGCCTTCAAATTTTGATGGAGAGAACCTCATTGAACTCAACTTGCAGCATAGCAATATAGAACACCTTTGGCAAGGGAAAAAG TATCTTAAAGAGTTGAAGATcttgaatttatcaaaatctCAGCAGCTGAATGAAATCCCACACTTCTTAAATATGTCAAATCTGGAGCAACTAGATGTTGAAGGTTGTAGAAGTTTGGATAATGTTGACTCATCTATTGGTTTCTTGAAGAAGCTTACTTTGTTGAATTTGAGAGGGTGCCAAAAGATTAGGAGCTTGCCAAGTACAATTCAAAACTTGGTCTCTCTTAAAAGTCTTTATATAGATGGTACTGCTATTGAAGAATTACCCTCCTTAATCTGTCATCTCACCTCACTTCAGTTGCTATCTATTTGTAAATGCAaaaacttgaggagtcttccgagcagcatttgtaggttgaaataCCTTAAAAAACTTAATCTCTCTGgttgttcaaacttggagacttttccggaaatcatggaggatatggaaTGCTTAAAGTCGCTTGATTTAAGTGGAACGTGTATAAAAgagcttccatcatcaattgagtTTCTAAAACATCTCGCTAATTTGCACTTAGAGAGTTGTAaaaacttgaggagtcttccgagcagcatttgtaggttgaaataCCTTAAAGAACTTAATCTCTCTGgttgttcaaacttggagacttttccggaaatcatggaggatatggaaTGCTTAAAGTTGCTTGATTTAAGTGGAACGTGTATAAAAGAGCTTCCGTCATCAATTGAGTTTCTAAAACATCTCGTTTCTTTGCGGTTAGTGAAGTGTgaaaacttgaggagtcttccgagcagcatttgtaggttgaaataCCTTGAAAAACTTAATCTCTTTTATTGTTCAAACTTGGAgacttttccggaaatcatggaGGTTATGGAATGCTTAGAGTTGCTTGATTTAAGTGGAACGTGTATAAAAGAGCTTCCGTCATCAATTGAGTTTCTAAAACATCTCGTTTCTTTGCAGTTAGTGAAGTGTgaaaacttgaggagtcttccGAGCAGCATTTGTAGGTTACAATACCTTGAAGAACTTGATCTCTTTGgttgttcaaacttggagacttttccggaaatcatggaggatatggaaTGCTTAAGGTGGCTTAATTTAAGTGGAACGTATATAAAAgagcttccatcatcaattgagtTTCTAAAACATCTTGCTTATTTGCTGTTAGTGAAGTGTgaaaacttgaggagtcttccgagcagcatttgtaggttgaaataCCTTAAAGAACTTATTCTCTCTGgttgttcaaacttggagacttttccggaaatcatggacgaaaatttaataaatcttgGTTTATTAGAAACTCAGAATATGATGGATGGAGTAGCCCCAAGTGATTTATGGTGCCTATCCTCGCTGGAAGAATTAGATCTAAGTCAAAACAATATGTGTCACATACCTGCTGCTATTACTCAACTATGTAATCTAAGACGCCTTAATATCAGTCATTGCAAGATGCTTGAAGAAATTCTAGAGGTTCCATCAAGTCTAAGAGAAATAAATGCACATGATTGCCCGATCTTTGGAACTCTATCAAATCCATCTACTCTTCTTTGGTCTTTTCTCCTCAAATGGTTCAAGACAGTTGAG CCTACTTTGAAATGGAGAAGTATTAATCTAGGAGGTAATGGAATTCCAAG GGACTACCTCGAGATTAATGATAGTGAATCAGATCAAGTGTTGCTAGTGTACTATCCTAAGATTTCTTTTAGGGATAGTACACTATCCCTAAAAGAAAGTAAATTAGATTTTCTTCAGGCTTCATTTTATGAGTGTAGTTGGGGCGGCGAAATCAAAAGTTGTGGGGTTCATCTTATATACTCTCAAGACGGTCAACAGAACCATATCTCGTCGATAGATTTTCTTGGCACCCAAGATGATGAAGACAACCATAAGCCTATGTTGTTGAATATTGAGAATTTTGGTGACAACAGATCAACAACAAAATCTATCAAGAGAAGTCGTGATGGCGCAGAACATAACCAAGCAGAGGAACCACACCATAAAAGATTGAGAGAACCCAACACCCATCTCAAGCTTCAAACTCAAACACCAACCAGCAG GACTCTCCTGAGACGGATTCTGTCATTTCTCAATCTAGAATTTTCCTTCAAGTCCTGGATTTGA
- the LOC117910131 gene encoding 40S ribosomal protein S12-like → MFGRYSGGLAYQDHLGRTLLICELTLRKMSGDEAVGDEAASAPLGETLDLMTALQLVLRKSLAHGGLVRGHHEGAKVIERHAAQLCVLADDCNQPDHFKLVTALRADHNVSLKSVPSAKTLGE, encoded by the coding sequence ATGTTTGGGAGATATTCGGGCGGGCTTGCATACCAGGATCATCTAGGGAGGACGCTTCTCATCTGTGAACTTACACTGAGAAAAATGTCTGGAGATGAAGCTGTTGGAGATGAGGCTGCTAGTGCCCCTCTAGGTGAGACCTTGGACCTCATGACAGCTTTGCAGCTTGTCCTGAGGAAATCATTGGCTCATGGTGGACTTGTACGAGGCCACCATGAAGGTGCTAAGGTGATTGAGAGGCATGCTGCCCAGCTCTGTGTACTGGCAGATGACTGCAACCAGCCTGACCATTTTAAACTTGTCACAGCGCTTCGTGCTGACCATAATGTCAGCCTTAAATCAGTGCCTAGTGCTAAAACTCTTGGTGAATAG